The proteins below are encoded in one region of Gambusia affinis linkage group LG07, SWU_Gaff_1.0, whole genome shotgun sequence:
- the si:ch1073-456m8.1 gene encoding uncharacterized protein si:ch1073-456m8.1 isoform X1, producing the protein MHSAELDSSGSPRKRTVSRGMSEDESLRSIIKETESSSRRLPRSDSRTGTLRKRTDSQQSDQDLFMGLPDMLELQAGYDEAVQELRGLEVEREALLFQVDVLQDSLEGVEELLAEAQREAGQASLALEREREEKRKLESLVCSLMKEVERLREEATSHHKEEKDSLLCEPCSTKLVNGGVAGPEEGGRAAGGVLTKPRRMVNQLRAQLPSLALDGLISTNGVLQRPYGNHNQDGRDPSPDRNDSDKSAYEDASAETPEQDRTFPGDGDLPHDSENKEKCPADGSQTRDPANPDACVLS; encoded by the exons atgcactcgGCCGAGCTGGACAGCAGTGGTTCTCCGAGGAAGCGGACTGTTTCTCGGGGAATGAGCGAGGATGAGTCCCTGCGGAGCATCATAAAGGAG acgGAGAGCTCCTCCAGACGGCTGCCCCGGAGCGACAGCAGGACAGGAACCCTGAGGAAGAGGACCGACAGCCAG CAGTCCGACCAGGACCTCTTCATGGGACTCCCAGATATG tTGGAGCTGCAGGCCGGCTACGACGAGGCGGTCCAGGAGCTGCGTGGGCTGGAGGTCGAGCGAGAGGCTCTGTTGTTCCAGGTGGACGTCCTGCAGGACTCTCTGGAGGGCGTAGAGGAGCTGCTGGCCGAAGCCCAGAGGGAAGCTGGACAGGCCAGCTTG GCGCTGGAACGcgagagagaggagaagaggaaaCTGGAGAGCCTGGTTTGCTCTCTGATGAAGGAGGTGGAGAGATTAAGAGAG GAAGCAACCAGCCACCATAAAGAAGAGAAAGACTCCCTGCTGTGCGAACCTTGCAGCACCAAGCTTGTCAATGGCGGGGTGGCGGGTCCAGAGGAAGGGGGACGAGCAGCAGGGGGCGTTCTCACAAAACCGCGACGGATGGTCAATCAGCTCCGGGCCCAGCTGCCGTCTCTAGCGCTGGACGGCCTCATCTCCACCAACGGCGTTCTCCAGAGGCCGTACGGAAACCACAACCAGGACGGGCGGGATCCGTCTCCTGACAGGAACGACTCAGACAAAAGTGCCTACGAGGACGCGTCTGCCGAGACTCCGGAGCAGGACCGGACCTTCCCCGGGGACGGAGACCTGCCTCACGATTcagagaacaaagaaaaatgtccagCTGACGGCAGCCAGACCCGAGACCCCGCCAACCCGGACGCCTGTgttttgtcttaa
- the si:ch1073-456m8.1 gene encoding leucine-rich repeat flightless-interacting protein 2 isoform X2, with product MHSAELDSSGSPRKRTVSRGMSEDESLRSIIKETESSSRRLPRSDSRTGTLRKRTDSQSDQDLFMGLPDMLELQAGYDEAVQELRGLEVEREALLFQVDVLQDSLEGVEELLAEAQREAGQASLALEREREEKRKLESLVCSLMKEVERLREEATSHHKEEKDSLLCEPCSTKLVNGGVAGPEEGGRAAGGVLTKPRRMVNQLRAQLPSLALDGLISTNGVLQRPYGNHNQDGRDPSPDRNDSDKSAYEDASAETPEQDRTFPGDGDLPHDSENKEKCPADGSQTRDPANPDACVLS from the exons atgcactcgGCCGAGCTGGACAGCAGTGGTTCTCCGAGGAAGCGGACTGTTTCTCGGGGAATGAGCGAGGATGAGTCCCTGCGGAGCATCATAAAGGAG acgGAGAGCTCCTCCAGACGGCTGCCCCGGAGCGACAGCAGGACAGGAACCCTGAGGAAGAGGACCGACAGCCAG TCCGACCAGGACCTCTTCATGGGACTCCCAGATATG tTGGAGCTGCAGGCCGGCTACGACGAGGCGGTCCAGGAGCTGCGTGGGCTGGAGGTCGAGCGAGAGGCTCTGTTGTTCCAGGTGGACGTCCTGCAGGACTCTCTGGAGGGCGTAGAGGAGCTGCTGGCCGAAGCCCAGAGGGAAGCTGGACAGGCCAGCTTG GCGCTGGAACGcgagagagaggagaagaggaaaCTGGAGAGCCTGGTTTGCTCTCTGATGAAGGAGGTGGAGAGATTAAGAGAG GAAGCAACCAGCCACCATAAAGAAGAGAAAGACTCCCTGCTGTGCGAACCTTGCAGCACCAAGCTTGTCAATGGCGGGGTGGCGGGTCCAGAGGAAGGGGGACGAGCAGCAGGGGGCGTTCTCACAAAACCGCGACGGATGGTCAATCAGCTCCGGGCCCAGCTGCCGTCTCTAGCGCTGGACGGCCTCATCTCCACCAACGGCGTTCTCCAGAGGCCGTACGGAAACCACAACCAGGACGGGCGGGATCCGTCTCCTGACAGGAACGACTCAGACAAAAGTGCCTACGAGGACGCGTCTGCCGAGACTCCGGAGCAGGACCGGACCTTCCCCGGGGACGGAGACCTGCCTCACGATTcagagaacaaagaaaaatgtccagCTGACGGCAGCCAGACCCGAGACCCCGCCAACCCGGACGCCTGTgttttgtcttaa